TTGATCACCCCTTCAAAGGGGGCGCGAAAGGTTGCCTCGCGCCCTTCGCGGTTATAGCGAACGGTGACCTCGCGCCCGCCGGTTCCATATAAAATGATGTCCAATTTTTCCGGCGGCAGGCTGCTGACCGGGGCGTTCAGGTCGATCTGATATTCACGGGCAACCGCCTGCAGGGCTTGCCAGTAATAGCCGCCTTCTTCGCGCGGCCCGTGCCATTCCGAGACGATGATTGCCCCTTCGTTGAGGGATAATTCCTTGTTGGGGATGAGCAGATCGGGATCGATGACCAGTTTTCCTCCCAACCCCTGACATTCCGGGCAGGCGCCGTGCGGCGTATTGAACGAAAAGGTGCGCGGCTCGATCTCGGGCAGGCTAACGCCATGCTCCGGGCAAGCCAGATGTTCCGAAAAGTGCCAGTCGTACGGCTCTGGCTGCCCCTCTAAAGCTGCGGAGGCGTCAGGCGAATGCAGTGCGACAGCAGAGGGCAGCACCTGCACAGTGAGATAGCCCTCGCCAAATTTCAAAGCCGTCTCGACCGAATCGGTCAGGCGGCTGCGGAAGGTCTCCCGCTCTTCAGCCTCCTCTTCCCGCGGGATGATCAGCCGATCCACCACGGCCTCGATGGTGTGCAGTTTATAGCGGTCTAAAGGAATCTCTTCCACGAGAGGATAGACCGTCCCATCCACGCGGGCGCGGGTGAAACCGGCTTTGCGGATCTCCTCGAAGACTGCCTGATGGGTGCCCTTGCGCCCACGGATGAGCGGCGCCAGAATCAGGAAGCGCGTGCCCGGCGGCAGGGTTTCGATGGCATCCACAATCTCCTGCGCCGATTGTTTGCTCACCTCACGCCCACAGACCGGGCAGTGGGGGATGCCGATGCGGGCATAGAGCAGGCGCAGATAGTCGTAAATTTCCGTCACCGTCCCTACCGTCGAGCGCGGATTGTGCGAAACGCCTTTCTGGTCAATCGAAACGGCTGGCGAAAGCCCTTCGATATAATCAACATCCGGCTTTTCCATCTGCCCCAAAAACTGCCGCGCATAGGCAGAAAGCGATTCGACATAGCGGCGTTGCCCTTCGGCGAAGATGGTATCGAAGGCTAAAGAGGATTTTCCCGAACCGGAAAGCCCGGTGATGACCACCAGCTTATCGCGCGGGATATCAACACTGATATTTTTCAGGTTATGGACGCGCGCACCAACCACACGCAGGACATTTTGCGACATAAGAGACCCTCATCCGAAAGAGGATTTTTCAGACCTTTCATTATACCAACTGGAATGCAGAAAGAACGTTGGCTGGAAAAATCGCCCGAAAATCACCCCTGCTCAGGGTTGTTTTACAGAACAGGAACCTTGCTCCTTAAAGCCAGGTCTAAAATAGAACCGGTAAAGCCTTCAAGCCACGAATGACAAAATTGGGGCGATATTCCACCGTCTGAACTGCCAGGCGCAGGTCTGGCAGCCTTTCCATCAAAACCTGAAAGGCAACCTGCATTTCCAGACGCGCCAGCGGTGCGCCAACGCAATAATGGATGCCAGCGCCAAAACCCAAATGAGGATTGTCCTGGCGGGTAATGTCAAAGGCGTGTGGGTTCGGGAAGCGGGCCGGATCACGGTTGCCGGCTGCATAGAGCAGGGCAAGCTGCTCGCCCCTGGTGAAGTGAAAGCCTTGATAGTCCAGGTCTTCTCTCACCCAACGGCGGAACAGTTGCAAGGGGGTATCATACCGTAAAACCTCTTCGACAGCCGTCTTGATCAACTCTGGAGACCTTTTCAAACGATGGTATTGCTGCGGATGACGAAAGAATGCCAGCATCCCGTTGGCAATGGCATTGACGGTTGCTTCATGCCCGGCGTTGAGCATCAGGATACAGGTTGCAACCAGTTCAGCTTCGCTCAGGCGATTGCCTTCCTCCTCTGCTTCGACCAGTGCGCTGATCAAATCCTCCCGTGGGGCAAGTCGGCGCTCCTTGATCAAGCCCTGAAGAAAGGCAGAAAATTCGCTCACTGCCTGGTTGGCTCTGCGGGCATCCTCGGCGTTGGGCGAAAGTTCATACATTGCCACAATTGCCTGAGACCAGGGGCGCAGGAAAGCGCGTCCCTGCGGCGGCACGCCCAATAATTCGGCAATCACCATGACCGGCAGTGGTTCAGCAAAATCGGCTAAGAGGTCCATGGCGCGGCGCGGCAACACGGCATCCAGCAAACGGTGAGCAATTTCGGTCACGCGCGGGCGCAGGGCTTCGACCCGCGCCGGGGTAAAAGCCTTGTTGACCAGACCTCGCAGGCGGGTATGGTCGGGAGGTTCTTTTTCCATCAAGGAGTTGTGGTGCAGTTGACCGAAAGGAGTCTGAGGGTCGGGTTTGGGGGCGCCTTCCATATCCCTGCCCAGGCGACGATCGCGCAGCAAGGTGTTGATATCCTCATAAGCGCTCACAAACCACAACTTCCAATCGGGATCGTAGAGAATCGGGCTTTCGCTCCGCAGCCGATCATAGTAAGGGTATGGATCGGCAATAAACTCAGCAGATTGCAAATCGATCCCCAAACGGCTCAAGCCTGTGCGCATCGCTTCTCTCCCGGGTTTGATGAATGTTCCGACGGGCCATTATACTCCAAAGACGCTCCGATTTGTCCAATACTTGACGCGCCCCTCGTGAACGGGATGGCGAAAACGAATCTGCCGCCCACAAGTTCACGCGTTAACCGCCGCGCGGCAAAGTGCAGGAAAACAACAGCAATAGATGGAGCGAACCGTCAGATTGCTTTTTGAGTTGGAGCGGGCTTTACTTCCCGACAGCGCGGATAATTAACGCAACCATAGAATTGTTTGCCCTGATGCTCTCCCTGGGTTACGGTTCTCAACACCATGGGGAGACCGCACTTTGGACAAACGGGAAGAGGATTGCTGCGAACCACGTTGTTTGACACATTAGTGGATGCTGGCTGGGGGACATCGGAGAGAGGAACTCTGTCCCTTAAGAAGGGTGCAACTTGCGCAGCAATCTCCCTCGAATTATATTCCCGCTGAACAGAAAAACGCAACAAAGGTAGCTCCTTCTATTGTCGCAAAGGCTTATAATACAAGGGTAAATTGAACTTTCCCGGAGTTGCCCTGATGACCCAATCCCTTCACCTTCTCCATGTGGACGCCTTTACTCCCCAGGGCTGGGTGAGAGACGCCTGTATTTCAATTGCAGCCGGAAAGATCACCGACATCTTTCCCTATAAAAACGGCATGCCCATGCCAGAAGGGAAGTGCCTGGAGCGAAAAGGTTGGATCGCTTCACCCGGCTGGATTGAATTGCAGATCAACGGTGCGTTTGGCGTGGATTTTGCCGAAGAACCACAGCGCATGTGGGAGATCGCCGCTCGTCTGCCCGAATTTGGCTTTACCGCCTTTTTACCCACCATCGTCACCTCGCCACCGGCGGTTTTCCAACAGGCAATCGAGGTCTGGAAAGGCGGCCCACCCACAGGCTGGCAGGGGGCGATTCCTCTAGGCCTGCACTTCGAGGGCCCCTTCCTGAATCCCAAGAAAAAAGGCGCCCACAACCCTCAGCTTTTGCAACCGCCCAATCCAAATCTGGTTGCAGATTGGGACGCCGCCAATGGCGTTCGGCTGGTTACGCTGGCGCCCGAACTGCCCGGCGCCTATGAACTTGCCCAAACCCTGCGCGAACGCGGCATTGTCCTTTCCATCGGGCATTCCTATGCCACGTATGAAGAAGCCCTAACGGCTTTTGAGCAGGGCTTTCGCTATGTGACCCATCTATATAATGCCATGACCCCCCTCGAATATCGTGCCCCTGGTCTGGTGGGGGCAGTCCTCACCCATCCAGAAATCACCGTCAGCCTGATCGCCGATGGAATTCATGTCCACCCGGCGATGCTGAAGCTTGCCTACCAGACTCGCAGCCCCGACCATGTGGTGCTGGTGACCGATGCCATGAGCGCCCTGGGCATGCCGCCGGGTCGTTATCCCCTCGGCGGAAAACAGGAAGTGTTTGTCGATGGACACAGCGCCCGCCTTGCCGATGGTACGCTGGCAGGCAGCCTCTTGAAACCCGCCGATGCCCTGCGCAACATGATGACGTTTTGTGACGCCCCAATGGAGAAAATCCTCCCCTGCCTGACCAGCACCCCAGCCGCGGTCTTAGGTCTGTCCAATAAGGGAACCTTACAAGTCGGAGCGGATGCCGATCTGACCCTTCTCGACCCCGAAGGCAACCTCGCCATGACCCTCGTTGGAGGAGAAATTGTTTATGAAGCCTGAAAGTTAAGATGTCTCTCCCTCCAGGATTTACCCCCCGCAAGGCATTCGATGAACCGTTCTATCGAAGAACTTTAAATGCCGGCATTGCAGCCGTCAAAGGCGGCGATTTTGCTGAAGCAAACCTCTTACTGCGCAAAGCCGCCGAAATGAAGCCGACCGACCCCCTGCCCTGGCTCT
This genomic interval from Anaerolineae bacterium contains the following:
- a CDS encoding putative cytochrome P450 hydroxylase, with translation MRTGLSRLGIDLQSAEFIADPYPYYDRLRSESPILYDPDWKLWFVSAYEDINTLLRDRRLGRDMEGAPKPDPQTPFGQLHHNSLMEKEPPDHTRLRGLVNKAFTPARVEALRPRVTEIAHRLLDAVLPRRAMDLLADFAEPLPVMVIAELLGVPPQGRAFLRPWSQAIVAMYELSPNAEDARRANQAVSEFSAFLQGLIKERRLAPREDLISALVEAEEEGNRLSEAELVATCILMLNAGHEATVNAIANGMLAFFRHPQQYHRLKRSPELIKTAVEEVLRYDTPLQLFRRWVREDLDYQGFHFTRGEQLALLYAAGNRDPARFPNPHAFDITRQDNPHLGFGAGIHYCVGAPLARLEMQVAFQVLMERLPDLRLAVQTVEYRPNFVIRGLKALPVLF
- a CDS encoding N-acetylglucosamine-6-phosphate deacetylase, whose translation is MTQSLHLLHVDAFTPQGWVRDACISIAAGKITDIFPYKNGMPMPEGKCLERKGWIASPGWIELQINGAFGVDFAEEPQRMWEIAARLPEFGFTAFLPTIVTSPPAVFQQAIEVWKGGPPTGWQGAIPLGLHFEGPFLNPKKKGAHNPQLLQPPNPNLVADWDAANGVRLVTLAPELPGAYELAQTLRERGIVLSIGHSYATYEEALTAFEQGFRYVTHLYNAMTPLEYRAPGLVGAVLTHPEITVSLIADGIHVHPAMLKLAYQTRSPDHVVLVTDAMSALGMPPGRYPLGGKQEVFVDGHSARLADGTLAGSLLKPADALRNMMTFCDAPMEKILPCLTSTPAAVLGLSNKGTLQVGADADLTLLDPEGNLAMTLVGGEIVYEA